The following is a genomic window from Panulirus ornatus isolate Po-2019 chromosome 16, ASM3632096v1, whole genome shotgun sequence.
caatcactgtcacaatatcacttctgcctcctcaagtcaatctctcagccacagtgcaggccttcatcgtcgaagtcggtcttgccttcagacgtcctatcgatgtctctgctctcggtAGCCCTCCTCACAGTTTATAAAAAGTTCGACCCTCCATCATGTCGCCACTGTTAATGTTGTATGTTCCACCAACTAAATTTTCACGCTCTTTTTGAACTTCTTCAGCAGAGATTGGTGTGAAATGAAGATTATTATTCAACATGAAGTTCTTAATGTCAGACCCATTCCTCGAACAGTGGATAAAGCGAGCACGAAATAAATCAGTTTCATGAGCAATGAACCAGCGTCGAAGATCTTCTGTACGACAGTATGCCAAGCGTAAGATAAAATGAGACACATGGTCACGTCTTCTTGCAGCCTCAACTTCATCCCTTTTACTGCTTGAGATCTTCTCAGCACTGTGA
Proteins encoded in this region:
- the LOC139753937 gene encoding DNA primase large subunit-like → MEFGGGRKIRRSRRIEVETSYPSPLQFYSCPPTGNVSLTEFDEMAIERLKILRTVERLNLSGQVKSSDDWMNKLYDDFAKNKNFVHSAEKISSSKRDEVEAARRRDHVSHFILRLAYCRTEDLRRWFIAHETDLFRARFIHCSRNGSDIKNFMLNNNLHFTPISAEEVQKERENLVGGTYNINSGDMMEGRTFYKL